The segment TTATACCACTCTCTCCCTGACAACATTTAAGAGTGTAATAAGACAGGAGCAGGTAATGGGAACAATAGAATATCTGCTTCTGTCTGAAACTCCATTATGGGAAGTGTTTATATACACCATATTTTCAAAATTGGTGTTTACAATATTAAACACAGGAATAGTCTTTATATTTTTAATATATACATTTGATGTGGAAATAAAAATGAATATAATAGCTTCAATAATACTATTAATAATAACAATGATAAGTCTAAGCGGAATAGGGTTATTAAGTGCCGGGTTTATAGTAATAACCAAAAAAGGGGATCCGGTAAGCTGGGTATATTCATTTCTAACAGGAATGTTTTCAGGAATATATTATCCTGTAGAAATATTACCAAAATGGTTAAGAGGAATATCCTATATACTACCAACAACATATGCAATGGATGGATTAAGAAAAACACTCATAAAAGGATATAGTTTATATCAAATAAAAGAGGATATAATAATATTAATAATAATGACAATAATAATATTACCAATAGGGATATACTGGTTTAAAAGCAGTTTTGATAAAGCCAGGAAATATGGCACAATATCGCAATACTAGGAAGTGAAAAAATGGAAACAATAATAGAAATAAAAAATCTGACAAAAATATACAAAAATGGAATAAAAGCATTAAAAAACATAAATCTTACAATAAACAGAGGAGAAAAAATAACAATATTTGGACCCAACGGAGCAGGAAAAACAACATTAATAAAAACAATAGGAATGTTTATAATACCTGATGAAGGAGAAATAAAAATAAAAGGATATGACATAAAAAAAGAAGTAAAACAAATAAAAAAATTAA is part of the Marinitoga sp. 38H-ov genome and harbors:
- a CDS encoding ABC transporter permease, which encodes MKIIKKFLYFLARDILIWKSYKTQAVLGILSGFLGLLQFGFMGRFIAQGNYFPMIEQYGGNILAYFISGSVFMSYTTLSLTTFKSVIRQEQVMGTIEYLLLSETPLWEVFIYTIFSKLVFTILNTGIVFIFLIYTFDVEIKMNIIASIILLIITMISLSGIGLLSAGFIVITKKGDPVSWVYSFLTGMFSGIYYPVEILPKWLRGISYILPTTYAMDGLRKTLIKGYSLYQIKEDIIILIIMTIIILPIGIYWFKSSFDKARKYGTISQY